A window from Opitutia bacterium ISCC 52 encodes these proteins:
- a CDS encoding beta-lactamase family protein — MKPIALFFLVALWVPLRAISAPTAAQLDKAAEGLQSLIDNGMLVGAQLAIGHEEQILLNKNFGVRSIVDDTPVDSETMFCIGSCSKPIASAVVMTLADDKLLSLDKGIYTWLPAFGNLKMSDGASTRAPNMAELLNHHSGIYSQKKGMTRRQSKWIRDFRLTLQESVDAIAKEPLYALPGSEYAYSGAGYCVVGRVAEVAAEQAFEQLLQARICEPLGLEHTSYFPSRKNKNVASGSLKGKINPTTPHLWKPFQLPLIGGSLYSTSSDSVVFLQSVWKQASTHEEILMSQKQFEDYTTPLSDKQRYAFGWGQMMANGKAFGISHSGALASSRALFQINLEKDVYLTLLYTVSGTSSMDEVKKGIGNVVRPITGKR, encoded by the coding sequence ATGAAACCTATAGCTCTTTTCTTCCTCGTTGCGCTATGGGTACCCTTACGCGCCATTTCGGCTCCAACTGCTGCGCAACTAGACAAAGCTGCCGAGGGACTCCAATCTCTTATCGATAATGGAATGCTTGTGGGTGCTCAGTTGGCGATAGGTCATGAAGAGCAAATTCTGCTGAATAAAAACTTCGGTGTTCGTTCCATTGTAGATGACACACCGGTAGATTCAGAAACGATGTTTTGTATCGGCTCCTGTTCCAAGCCGATCGCATCTGCAGTCGTCATGACTTTAGCGGATGACAAGCTACTGTCGCTGGATAAGGGAATTTATACCTGGTTGCCAGCGTTTGGTAATTTGAAAATGTCAGACGGAGCATCCACGCGTGCCCCAAACATGGCCGAGTTGTTGAACCACCATAGTGGAATCTACTCGCAGAAGAAAGGCATGACTCGACGACAATCGAAGTGGATTCGAGACTTCCGCTTAACGCTCCAGGAATCGGTCGATGCCATAGCTAAAGAGCCGCTCTACGCGTTACCCGGTTCAGAATACGCCTACAGTGGGGCGGGGTATTGTGTAGTGGGGCGCGTTGCTGAAGTAGCCGCCGAACAAGCATTTGAACAGCTGTTACAAGCTCGTATATGTGAGCCGCTTGGACTGGAGCATACTTCCTATTTCCCATCGCGTAAAAATAAGAATGTGGCGTCAGGTTCATTGAAAGGGAAAATCAATCCCACCACGCCTCATTTGTGGAAGCCTTTTCAACTACCTTTGATTGGAGGCAGCCTCTATTCGACTTCGAGCGATAGTGTTGTATTTCTTCAATCCGTTTGGAAACAAGCATCTACACACGAAGAGATCTTGATGAGTCAGAAACAGTTCGAAGACTACACAACGCCCCTAAGCGATAAACAACGGTACGCGTTTGGCTGGGGTCAGATGATGGCTAATGGAAAAGCCTTTGGCATTTCCCATTCCGGTGCCCTGGCATCCAGCAGGGCCCTGTTCCAGATCAATTTAGAAAAAGACGTCTACCTCACTCTGCTTTATACCGTTTCAGGGACTAGCAGTATGGATGAGGTTAAAAAAGGAATCGGTAACGTAGTACGGCCGATCACCGGAAAGCGTTAG
- a CDS encoding Do family serine endopeptidase translates to MKKSHFLLTLSSLILVLGSACAADDLKDLQIDIQIEKESIDRNQNFMPHSYANMLSTATPAVVSVHTATIVRVSQSRGLSPQDEMLRRFFGFPAPDQQQPETEPEERRMPQGVGSGVIISEDGFIVTNNHVVMDQRGEDADEVLVQLSDGRELEAIIVGRDPRTDVAILKVEADDLPAIKVSDSDNIEVGDVVFAIGNPLGVGLTVTQGIISATQRQIGIYGDDGYESFIQTDASINPGNSGGALIDSYGRLIGVNSAILSQSGGNIGIGFAIPSNLASNIVTQLVETGEVRRGFLGVSISDLTPDLAEAFGIEESKGVLINDVEEGSAADEGGMERGDVVIAVDGKTVDSSNEFRIRIGHTLPGTPVQLEVVRNGERIPLEINVGTASGRFAMSANELIDGVEVSDIDEEKAKQFRIPLNITGIIISSVSPESPYSRHLAEGMVIMEVNDTEITSIREAREQIKTGVNKLYIFNRGRTGYLPIRVE, encoded by the coding sequence ATGAAAAAGTCACACTTCCTATTGACCTTATCTAGCCTGATCCTGGTGCTTGGTTCTGCCTGCGCTGCGGACGATCTCAAAGATCTACAGATCGATATTCAGATTGAAAAAGAATCCATCGATCGAAATCAGAATTTCATGCCACACAGCTATGCGAATATGCTGTCAACGGCCACACCGGCGGTCGTATCGGTTCACACGGCAACGATCGTCCGTGTTTCCCAATCGCGAGGGCTGTCCCCTCAGGATGAAATGCTCCGGAGGTTCTTCGGATTTCCTGCCCCCGATCAACAGCAACCGGAAACGGAGCCTGAAGAACGCAGAATGCCACAAGGCGTGGGATCTGGAGTTATTATTTCCGAAGATGGATTCATCGTTACGAACAATCACGTTGTGATGGACCAACGCGGCGAAGATGCCGACGAAGTATTGGTTCAACTTTCAGATGGACGAGAACTTGAAGCCATTATCGTAGGGCGCGATCCTCGCACCGACGTAGCTATCCTCAAAGTGGAGGCAGATGATCTGCCAGCCATTAAGGTATCCGACAGTGATAATATTGAAGTGGGCGATGTGGTCTTCGCGATCGGTAATCCACTCGGAGTCGGTCTCACAGTGACCCAAGGTATCATTTCAGCAACTCAACGTCAGATTGGTATTTATGGAGACGACGGTTATGAAAGCTTTATTCAAACCGACGCGTCTATCAATCCTGGTAACTCGGGTGGAGCACTTATCGACTCCTACGGCAGACTCATCGGGGTCAACTCTGCTATCCTTTCTCAAAGCGGTGGTAACATTGGCATCGGCTTCGCTATTCCTTCCAACTTGGCCTCCAATATCGTCACTCAATTGGTAGAAACCGGTGAAGTCCGTCGTGGCTTCCTCGGTGTAAGTATTTCTGACCTAACTCCTGATCTGGCTGAAGCATTTGGAATCGAAGAATCCAAGGGCGTTTTAATTAACGACGTGGAAGAAGGTTCAGCCGCTGACGAAGGCGGTATGGAGCGTGGAGACGTAGTGATAGCCGTGGATGGCAAGACCGTTGATTCCAGCAATGAATTCCGTATTCGCATCGGTCATACGCTTCCTGGAACACCAGTTCAACTAGAGGTGGTTCGAAACGGAGAAAGAATCCCATTGGAAATCAACGTTGGAACCGCATCCGGTCGCTTTGCCATGTCGGCGAATGAGCTCATCGATGGCGTTGAGGTTTCTGACATTGATGAAGAAAAAGCCAAGCAGTTCCGGATCCCGCTCAATATCACAGGTATCATCATTTCATCGGTCAGTCCGGAATCGCCCTACTCTCGCCACTTGGCCGAGGGGATGGTTATCATGGAAGTAAACGACACCGAAATTACCTCCATACGCGAAGCACGTGAGCAGATTAAAACCGGAGTCAACAAACTCTACATCTTCAATCGCGGTCGCACTGGCTATCTACCCATTCGGGTAGAGTAA
- a CDS encoding HEAT repeat domain-containing protein, translating into MRASNFIYSVVLLLACGSAVAQRALTEIPNSDPAYQLSLLKPAEGFEINLFASDPMIAKPTAMAFDRKGRLFVACTPIYPHIKPGDLPSDQIIRLEDTNGDGVADKHTVFADGLLIPTAVLPNPNGLYVANSTELLFFEDKNDDGVADSRRIIYSGFGTEDTHHIIHTLRQGPGGRIYFNQSIYTHSHVETPYGYRDLQAGGVWQFRPETLELGVYSYGLVNTWGLQFDRWGQTFQTDGAGSEGINYSFPNSAFRANVGYERFLDGLNPGQPKLSGLEIIDGHHFPEAWQGRLVTNDFRGNRIISFKLTDSNSGYISRQQEDLVTSTHGAFRPIDVQNGPDGALYVADWYNPIIQHGEVDFRDERRDHTHGRIWRITAKNRSLQKAPDFATSSVTRLLENLKSVDAYVRDHAKRELKFRGAEAVFPALSEWIKRLNHGHPNYEEFLLEALWVSQSLDQINPQVLETMLSSDDFRMRVAALRVLEERPANYPTIMSRLENAIVDESPRVRNEAIQVLRKLGTEEAAQLLVKVLDMPMDENLDFSLWNAMRGLQSVWLPHARINPTFFGDNLSYLFYAIRSVEVEEAIQPLERLWNRGGIGDDYKAEAMVLLAERGSPSILKDVVNDVVGYAETDPEGAARALAALGTAARQRGVKPDADLDIVLPLIAHTSAPIQVAAIQLAGSWKLEPSISALKAIISNPDTRSYIRNATVESLLGIGTTNAKAALSELAGSNLPTATKIEVAAGYASADPKEAVDLVVNLLEGLGKDDDGTALVVPYIAKKQLPAILARALKSSALNTDATTRLLRRVSTASIDTSSLQSALQKAAGIEPVNMNLSPDEMAAMVEFIEANGDAARGEEVYRRENLLCMTCHAIGGAGGRLGPDFTSIGASAPVDYLIDSLLQPQKQIKEGYHVVMVTRKDGTVAAGKLASENDTSITLQDPADQLIEIPKSTIASQEMSPISLMPPGLTASLRKDEFSDLVKFMSRLGKEGDFKVGSERLVRTFRSLDDQEGDLGYADIIRHNPMAFVTSDDSRLVWNASYSKTNGDIPLDEFPRVRGQGRETLSYFRFHLDAKRPGNSILKFNDAEGLHVFVGGDKFEEVSWETSIVLQPGINQITVGASALNRKNRTLRIEIVDAPEIPAQVQVIYGK; encoded by the coding sequence ATGAGAGCTTCGAATTTTATTTATAGTGTTGTCCTTCTCCTCGCCTGCGGATCTGCCGTTGCACAACGAGCGTTGACTGAGATTCCCAATTCCGATCCTGCCTATCAGTTGAGTCTCCTAAAACCGGCAGAGGGATTTGAAATTAATCTGTTTGCTTCGGATCCCATGATCGCGAAGCCCACCGCTATGGCATTCGATCGAAAGGGTCGTCTCTTTGTGGCGTGCACTCCCATTTACCCCCACATCAAACCCGGTGATTTACCATCTGATCAAATTATTCGACTGGAAGACACCAATGGGGATGGAGTGGCTGACAAGCATACTGTGTTTGCTGATGGTTTACTCATACCCACTGCCGTTCTTCCGAATCCGAATGGTCTTTATGTAGCCAATTCTACAGAGCTGCTATTTTTTGAAGACAAGAATGATGATGGGGTAGCTGATTCACGAAGGATTATTTACTCTGGATTTGGAACGGAGGATACTCATCATATTATTCATACCCTGCGGCAGGGGCCCGGCGGACGGATCTACTTCAATCAATCCATCTACACGCACTCCCATGTGGAAACGCCCTACGGCTATCGGGATCTTCAGGCAGGTGGGGTTTGGCAATTTCGCCCGGAGACTTTGGAGCTGGGTGTGTATTCGTACGGTTTGGTAAATACCTGGGGACTGCAGTTTGACCGCTGGGGACAAACCTTTCAGACCGATGGAGCGGGATCGGAGGGGATCAACTACTCATTCCCAAATTCCGCTTTTCGAGCCAATGTCGGGTACGAGCGATTTCTGGACGGACTGAATCCTGGACAACCCAAGCTCTCAGGCCTGGAGATTATCGATGGACATCATTTTCCCGAGGCGTGGCAGGGCCGGCTTGTCACCAATGACTTCCGTGGGAATCGCATTATCTCATTCAAGCTTACCGATTCGAACAGCGGATATATTTCACGCCAACAGGAAGATCTTGTGACTTCGACTCACGGAGCGTTTCGTCCGATTGATGTGCAAAATGGTCCGGATGGTGCTTTGTATGTGGCAGACTGGTATAACCCGATCATTCAGCATGGTGAAGTAGACTTTCGGGATGAGCGCCGCGACCATACGCACGGTCGTATTTGGCGAATCACCGCTAAAAATCGATCGCTACAAAAGGCACCAGACTTTGCCACCTCCTCTGTGACCAGGTTGCTGGAAAATCTTAAATCGGTAGATGCCTATGTTCGGGATCATGCGAAGCGAGAACTCAAGTTCCGAGGCGCTGAGGCCGTGTTTCCCGCGCTTTCCGAATGGATCAAAAGGCTCAATCATGGGCACCCCAACTATGAAGAGTTTTTGCTGGAGGCGCTTTGGGTTTCCCAATCACTGGATCAGATCAATCCCCAGGTTCTGGAAACCATGTTAAGCTCCGATGATTTTCGAATGCGTGTGGCGGCTTTGCGTGTGCTAGAAGAACGTCCAGCTAATTACCCGACCATTATGAGTCGCCTCGAGAATGCGATTGTAGATGAATCCCCACGTGTTCGTAACGAAGCCATCCAAGTGCTTCGAAAACTTGGGACCGAGGAAGCTGCTCAATTGCTAGTAAAAGTGTTGGACATGCCAATGGATGAGAATCTCGATTTCTCGCTTTGGAATGCCATGCGCGGCTTGCAATCTGTTTGGTTACCTCATGCCCGGATCAATCCGACTTTCTTTGGTGATAATCTAAGCTACTTGTTTTACGCGATTCGTTCAGTTGAAGTGGAAGAAGCCATTCAACCCTTGGAGCGTCTGTGGAATAGAGGAGGTATCGGAGATGACTATAAAGCGGAAGCGATGGTTCTATTGGCCGAACGTGGAAGTCCTTCCATTTTGAAAGACGTGGTGAATGATGTCGTCGGGTATGCAGAGACGGATCCTGAAGGCGCAGCGAGAGCATTAGCTGCTCTGGGTACGGCCGCCAGGCAAAGAGGGGTGAAGCCAGATGCTGATCTGGATATCGTTTTGCCGCTGATAGCTCACACCAGCGCTCCCATTCAAGTGGCGGCTATCCAATTGGCTGGGAGTTGGAAACTGGAACCATCTATTTCTGCCCTCAAAGCGATTATTTCCAACCCAGATACAAGAAGTTATATCCGGAACGCCACTGTTGAATCTTTGCTCGGTATCGGAACGACAAATGCAAAAGCTGCGTTATCTGAATTGGCTGGGTCCAATTTGCCGACCGCGACAAAGATCGAAGTAGCGGCAGGCTATGCTTCTGCAGACCCCAAGGAAGCGGTGGACCTGGTCGTAAACCTTCTGGAAGGGTTGGGGAAGGATGATGATGGAACTGCGTTAGTGGTGCCTTATATCGCGAAAAAGCAGTTGCCTGCGATCCTGGCCAGGGCTCTAAAATCGAGTGCCCTCAATACCGATGCAACTACTCGTCTTCTCCGTCGTGTGAGCACCGCTTCGATCGATACTTCTTCTCTCCAATCCGCTCTTCAAAAAGCAGCGGGTATTGAGCCGGTTAACATGAACCTCTCTCCCGACGAGATGGCTGCCATGGTCGAATTTATTGAAGCCAACGGAGATGCCGCTCGAGGCGAAGAAGTGTATCGCCGCGAGAATTTGCTGTGTATGACTTGTCACGCAATCGGTGGAGCAGGTGGAAGACTCGGCCCCGATTTTACCAGTATTGGTGCCAGTGCTCCGGTGGATTATCTCATCGATTCTCTTCTGCAGCCGCAGAAGCAAATCAAAGAAGGCTACCATGTCGTCATGGTCACGCGAAAGGATGGAACGGTCGCTGCAGGCAAACTGGCTTCGGAAAATGATACTTCCATCACCTTACAGGATCCTGCTGATCAGTTGATTGAAATTCCCAAGTCAACCATCGCGTCTCAGGAGATGAGCCCCATCTCATTGATGCCACCTGGCCTGACTGCGTCGCTTCGCAAAGACGAGTTTTCCGACCTGGTAAAGTTCATGTCCCGTTTGGGGAAGGAAGGTGACTTTAAAGTAGGTTCCGAACGATTGGTACGAACCTTTCGTTCCCTGGATGATCAAGAGGGTGACCTGGGCTATGCCGATATTATTCGGCATAATCCTATGGCGTTTGTTACTTCCGACGATTCTCGGCTCGTGTGGAATGCGTCATACTCAAAAACCAACGGAGATATTCCGTTGGACGAATTCCCTCGAGTTAGAGGGCAAGGGCGGGAAACGCTTAGTTATTTTCGTTTTCATTTGGACGCTAAAAGACCGGGCAATTCCATTTTGAAGTTTAACGATGCTGAAGGCCTCCATGTGTTCGTGGGGGGAGATAAATTTGAAGAGGTCAGTTGGGAAACATCCATTGTGCTGCAGCCTGGCATTAATCAGATTACGGTTGGTGCTTCTGCCCTGAATCGAAAGAACCGTACTTTGCGTATCGAAATAGTGGATGCGCCAGAGATTCCTGCTCAAGTGCAAGTCATTTACGGAAAATAA
- a CDS encoding sulfatase — protein sequence MSTLRSILLLANALLCVSPLATARPNFLFAIADDQSYPYASAYGTSGVNTPAFDRMAQQGVLFHNAFAPAPQCSPCRAAILTGRNIWQIEEAGTHGSHFPKKFPVFTRTLEGAGYHVGWTGKAWSPGNYKDNGWKRNPVGTEYSSKKLTPPAKGMSDIDYAANFEDFLDKRTDDQPFFFWYGCKEPHRVYEYGSGQKAGKQLEEATVPAFLPAQEELIKNDVLDYSLEIDWFDTHLGRIIAKLEAIGELENTVVVITADNGMPFPYAKANLQEFGTHVPLVVSGKAFFPGGRISKSPVSLIDLAPTFLELANVDPFPGITGKSLMPFLKHMAPHRPYVLTGRERHSHARPDNFGYPARAIRTEDYLYVWNIKPDRWPAGNPIPEGLDEAHITGSFSRDYKAMGVGYPDIDPSPSKTFIYENEDTYPDLFHLAFGRRPEEQLYDISKDPGCLNNLARNPDYESIRTELSKALLSQLKAQGDPRVHGKGDIFESYPRFGGMRFYPGFKKRGEYNPAFQQKN from the coding sequence ATGTCGACTCTTCGAAGCATCCTCCTCCTGGCAAACGCCCTACTCTGCGTCTCCCCGCTGGCAACGGCCCGCCCCAACTTCCTCTTCGCGATTGCCGATGATCAATCCTACCCTTATGCCTCGGCCTACGGAACGAGCGGAGTAAACACACCCGCCTTTGACCGAATGGCACAGCAAGGTGTGCTCTTTCACAATGCATTTGCGCCTGCTCCCCAATGCAGTCCTTGCAGAGCCGCCATCCTGACCGGGCGAAACATTTGGCAGATCGAAGAAGCCGGCACCCACGGCAGTCATTTCCCAAAAAAGTTTCCCGTCTTTACCCGAACCCTCGAAGGAGCTGGTTACCACGTGGGCTGGACCGGCAAAGCCTGGAGCCCGGGGAACTATAAAGACAATGGCTGGAAACGAAATCCAGTAGGCACCGAATACAGCAGCAAGAAGCTGACACCACCAGCAAAGGGGATGTCTGACATCGATTACGCCGCCAACTTCGAAGACTTCTTGGATAAGCGTACAGACGATCAGCCCTTTTTCTTTTGGTATGGCTGCAAAGAGCCACACAGGGTCTACGAATATGGTTCCGGTCAAAAGGCAGGCAAACAACTGGAGGAAGCGACCGTCCCTGCCTTCCTGCCCGCCCAGGAAGAGCTGATTAAAAATGACGTTCTCGATTACTCACTGGAGATCGATTGGTTCGACACGCATCTAGGACGTATCATTGCCAAGCTCGAAGCTATCGGTGAATTGGAGAATACTGTCGTGGTGATCACTGCGGACAACGGAATGCCCTTTCCCTATGCAAAAGCCAACCTTCAGGAATTTGGCACACACGTGCCTTTGGTCGTTTCCGGGAAAGCGTTTTTCCCCGGAGGCCGCATTTCCAAATCTCCAGTCAGCCTGATTGATCTGGCCCCCACTTTTCTCGAGCTCGCCAACGTCGATCCATTTCCAGGCATCACCGGCAAGAGCCTCATGCCTTTCCTTAAACATATGGCTCCTCACCGGCCCTATGTGCTTACCGGACGCGAAAGACATTCCCATGCAAGGCCCGACAATTTTGGCTACCCTGCTCGTGCCATTCGCACTGAGGACTACCTTTATGTTTGGAATATAAAGCCCGATAGGTGGCCTGCAGGAAACCCCATACCAGAAGGCCTGGATGAAGCCCACATCACCGGTTCATTTTCCAGAGACTACAAGGCGATGGGTGTAGGCTATCCTGATATCGACCCCTCCCCGAGCAAAACCTTTATCTATGAGAATGAAGACACTTATCCGGACCTCTTTCATCTGGCTTTTGGAAGACGACCTGAAGAACAGCTCTATGATATCTCCAAGGATCCTGGGTGCCTAAATAACCTGGCACGCAATCCCGACTATGAATCCATTCGTACCGAACTGAGTAAGGCACTGCTGTCTCAACTCAAAGCGCAAGGCGACCCACGCGTCCATGGAAAGGGTGACATATTCGAATCGTATCCAAGGTTTGGTGGCATGCGATTCTATCCAGGATTTAAAAAACGCGGAGAATACAATCCAGCCTTCCAGCAAAAGAATTAA
- a CDS encoding aldolase catalytic domain-containing protein has protein sequence MTDTAPWITYRPELKVTDCTIRDGGLMNNSNFSDKQVREVYDACLAAGVDYMEIGYKNSHEQFPKDTYGPWRHCDEEDMRRVVGDHSFKKTGMKLCAMADAGGKSDWKNQIIPAKDSVLDMIRVACYVHQISEAAEMVQHCHDLGYETTFNIMAISIVKELELNQALEIVAQSPANALVVVDSFGNLFREQVDYLVKKYMVAIEGTGMEVGMHAHNNLQLAFANTIEAIILGSNRIDATMMGLGRGAGNCPMELLLGFLRNPKFKLRPILDVIQNTILPLKEEFDWGPSIPYHITGQLNRHPRSAMAVREGDAPDDYLDFYDRAMADI, from the coding sequence ATGACAGATACAGCTCCCTGGATAACCTACCGCCCTGAACTCAAAGTCACCGATTGCACGATTCGCGACGGCGGACTGATGAACAACTCCAACTTCTCGGACAAACAAGTACGTGAAGTATACGATGCCTGCCTTGCAGCCGGAGTCGATTATATGGAGATCGGATATAAGAACTCACACGAGCAATTTCCTAAGGACACCTATGGTCCGTGGCGTCACTGTGACGAAGAAGACATGCGCCGTGTGGTAGGAGATCACAGTTTTAAGAAAACAGGCATGAAGCTTTGCGCCATGGCCGACGCTGGAGGAAAGAGTGACTGGAAGAACCAGATCATTCCGGCCAAAGACAGCGTTCTGGATATGATTCGAGTCGCTTGCTACGTCCACCAAATCTCAGAAGCAGCCGAGATGGTACAGCACTGTCATGACTTGGGCTACGAAACGACTTTCAACATCATGGCCATCTCGATCGTGAAGGAGCTGGAGCTCAACCAGGCACTGGAGATCGTAGCCCAGTCACCCGCCAATGCGCTGGTTGTAGTAGACAGTTTCGGAAATCTTTTTCGTGAACAAGTCGACTACCTGGTCAAAAAATACATGGTAGCAATCGAAGGCACCGGCATGGAAGTGGGCATGCACGCACACAACAATTTGCAACTGGCTTTCGCTAACACAATTGAAGCGATCATTCTCGGAAGCAACCGTATCGACGCCACCATGATGGGTCTCGGTCGAGGTGCAGGAAACTGCCCGATGGAGCTACTGCTTGGTTTCTTGAGAAATCCTAAGTTCAAGCTCCGTCCGATTCTGGATGTCATCCAAAACACCATCCTTCCTTTGAAAGAGGAATTCGATTGGGGGCCTTCTATCCCCTATCACATCACCGGCCAACTCAATCGTCATCCAAGAAGCGCCATGGCTGTACGCGAAGGCGATGCACCCGACGATTATTTGGATTTCTACGACCGAGCGATGGCAGATATTTAA
- a CDS encoding SGNH/GDSL hydrolase family protein, producing the protein MKFQSWSVFRLLFIFSCWMVVLSGGVSMHAQSAKTFELEDGDRVVFVGNTFVERAIDYGHIETALTTQWPDKNITFRNLGWSGDDARGRSRRFFGPVEDGFKHLETHAAGLAPTVIFVSYGSMESYEGREGLADFEANMNTLLDMLKSTNARIVLLSTIPQENMGPPLPDPADNNTNLKLYAASIQSLAAERDCWFIDLFSYMEEALNLSNSPLTDNGVHLNQEGYQVAAQGILTGLGFPSFTKTVQIDGQGNVNSAMDTRVQRVQVLGNGLLFTLQDRGLGNGKKLKLSIPRLFNGSYNLRINGRNLGTYSSQEWAAGIELPWTPEVDQTALLMQTIVKKNELYFHKWRPQNETYLRGFRKHEQGQNVTELEEFDRYIELEESKIADLKRPRTYTLQLQRAMER; encoded by the coding sequence ATGAAATTTCAATCATGGTCGGTGTTCCGGCTACTTTTCATTTTCAGTTGTTGGATGGTCGTTCTTTCAGGTGGTGTATCAATGCATGCACAATCCGCGAAAACGTTCGAATTGGAAGATGGCGATCGTGTTGTATTTGTCGGTAACACCTTTGTAGAACGTGCCATTGACTATGGTCATATCGAGACAGCATTAACGACCCAGTGGCCTGACAAAAATATAACCTTCCGAAACTTGGGTTGGTCAGGTGATGATGCGAGGGGCCGCTCTCGTCGATTCTTTGGTCCGGTTGAAGATGGGTTTAAGCATTTGGAAACACACGCAGCTGGATTGGCTCCCACAGTGATATTCGTCTCTTATGGGTCGATGGAATCCTACGAGGGCAGGGAAGGTCTGGCAGACTTCGAGGCAAACATGAACACCTTGTTGGACATGCTGAAGTCTACGAATGCGCGGATCGTCCTACTTTCTACTATCCCACAAGAAAATATGGGACCTCCGCTTCCTGACCCAGCGGATAACAATACCAATCTTAAGTTGTACGCTGCATCTATCCAATCCCTTGCGGCGGAACGGGACTGCTGGTTCATCGATCTATTTAGCTATATGGAAGAGGCACTCAATCTGTCGAATTCGCCATTGACCGATAATGGCGTTCATCTGAACCAGGAAGGTTATCAAGTCGCCGCTCAAGGGATCTTAACTGGGTTGGGATTTCCGTCTTTCACCAAAACAGTCCAAATCGATGGACAAGGGAATGTGAATTCCGCAATGGATACGCGGGTTCAACGCGTGCAAGTTTTAGGCAATGGCTTACTCTTCACTCTGCAAGATAGAGGGCTAGGCAATGGCAAAAAGCTTAAGCTCTCTATCCCTCGTTTATTTAATGGGAGTTACAATCTCCGGATAAACGGTCGAAATCTAGGCACCTATAGTTCTCAAGAATGGGCAGCGGGTATAGAGCTTCCTTGGACACCCGAGGTGGATCAGACGGCGCTTCTGATGCAAACGATCGTCAAGAAAAACGAACTCTACTTTCACAAATGGCGACCTCAGAACGAAACCTACCTTCGTGGCTTTAGGAAACACGAACAAGGTCAGAACGTGACCGAGCTTGAGGAGTTCGATCGATATATTGAATTAGAGGAGAGTAAAATCGCCGACCTGAAGCGCCCGCGCACTTATACCCTGCAACTTCAACGCGCAATGGAGAGATAA